One window of Vibrio sinaloensis genomic DNA carries:
- the grpE gene encoding nucleotide exchange factor GrpE: MSNEENKVTEEELDQIIEEAEKVEAAAQEADAELEEIGDEKDAKIAQLEAALLTSEAKVQEQQDSVLRAKAEVENMRRRTETEIDKARKYALNKFAEELLPVIDNLERAIQAADTENEVVKPLLEGVELTHKTFVDAVSKFGLKEINPEGEAFNPEMHQAMSIQESPDHESNTVMFVMQKGYELNGRVIRPAMVMVAK; the protein is encoded by the coding sequence ATGAGCAACGAAGAAAACAAAGTGACAGAAGAAGAGCTAGATCAAATCATCGAAGAGGCTGAAAAAGTGGAAGCTGCTGCTCAAGAGGCAGACGCTGAGCTGGAAGAGATTGGTGATGAGAAAGACGCTAAGATTGCTCAGTTGGAAGCTGCGTTGCTAACGAGTGAAGCAAAAGTTCAAGAGCAACAAGACAGCGTGCTTCGTGCCAAGGCTGAAGTTGAGAACATGCGTCGCCGCACTGAAACCGAAATTGATAAAGCACGCAAGTACGCACTGAACAAGTTTGCCGAAGAGCTGTTACCTGTTATCGATAACCTAGAGCGTGCCATCCAAGCCGCAGATACAGAAAATGAAGTGGTGAAGCCACTGCTTGAAGGGGTTGAGCTAACACATAAAACCTTTGTTGATGCCGTTTCTAAGTTTGGCCTGAAGGAGATCAACCCAGAAGGCGAGGCGTTCAATCCAGAAATGCATCAAGCGATGTCCATTCAAGAAAGCCCTGACCATGAATCAAACACAGTGATGTTTGTGATGCAAAAAGGCTACGAGCTTAACGGCCGTGTTATTCGCCCTGCGATGGTGATGGTTGCAAAATAA
- a CDS encoding dicarboxylate/amino acid:cation symporter, with protein MDKSLSSKIFVGLFAGLLIGTAIQYLFSGVAIFDTYLLGAAEGAGGMFVSLIKLLVVPLVYVSIVCGIVDLKDISAFGRLGGKTFALYIVNTIIAITAALTVGMIFQPGADANLAGTISESVKLTTTETPDIFSLVVNIVPSNPVQAFANGDMLQIIFMAILTGLAIQALDSRGGPAIRTFKMANEIMMKLVGLVMSLAPYGVFALMIQLGATLDANTLMSVAGYVALVVSMLVFWIFFFYPMAVGIATGTSPKAFLRATREQILFSLSTASSNATIPVTMRTLTEKLNVSKSVAGFGVPLGATMNMSGVSIYIALATIFVANAFGQPINTADVFTLGLTILLLSIGAGGVPGGGVVMVGVLLHQLGLPPEGLAIIAAVDRINDMFCTSSNVVGDTAVNTIVAKTEGEIGKDEAEVEAKPVEA; from the coding sequence ATGGATAAATCGCTTTCAAGCAAGATTTTTGTAGGCTTGTTTGCTGGTCTTCTGATCGGTACAGCCATCCAGTACTTATTTAGCGGCGTTGCCATTTTTGATACTTACCTTTTAGGCGCGGCTGAAGGTGCGGGCGGCATGTTCGTATCACTGATTAAATTGTTAGTCGTTCCATTGGTCTATGTGTCAATCGTGTGCGGTATCGTTGATTTAAAAGATATCTCAGCGTTTGGTCGCCTAGGCGGCAAAACGTTCGCGCTGTACATTGTCAACACCATTATTGCGATCACCGCAGCGCTAACCGTTGGTATGATTTTTCAGCCTGGCGCAGATGCGAACCTAGCGGGTACCATTTCAGAGAGCGTGAAGCTGACCACAACCGAAACACCCGATATTTTCTCTTTGGTTGTCAACATTGTCCCAAGCAACCCAGTTCAAGCGTTTGCTAACGGCGATATGCTACAAATCATCTTTATGGCAATCCTAACAGGCCTTGCGATTCAAGCACTTGACTCACGCGGTGGCCCAGCGATTCGCACGTTCAAAATGGCCAACGAAATCATGATGAAACTGGTTGGCTTGGTGATGAGCCTCGCGCCATACGGTGTGTTTGCGCTAATGATTCAACTAGGTGCGACTCTCGATGCCAACACACTAATGTCGGTTGCTGGCTACGTAGCCCTTGTGGTTTCAATGCTAGTGTTCTGGATCTTCTTCTTCTACCCAATGGCGGTAGGTATCGCGACAGGTACGTCTCCAAAGGCTTTCCTGCGTGCAACTCGCGAACAGATTCTGTTCTCTCTATCTACAGCAAGTTCAAACGCAACCATTCCAGTCACAATGCGTACCCTAACTGAGAAACTGAACGTTTCTAAATCAGTCGCGGGCTTTGGTGTACCACTAGGTGCTACCATGAACATGTCGGGTGTGTCTATTTACATTGCTCTGGCGACTATTTTCGTTGCTAACGCATTTGGTCAGCCTATCAACACTGCTGACGTATTTACTCTTGGTCTAACTATCCTTCTTCTATCAATTGGCGCAGGTGGTGTACCAGGTGGCGGTGTAGTTATGGTCGGTGTTCTTCTGCACCAACTTGGTCTACCACCAGAAGGTCTAGCGATCATCGCCGCGGTTGACCGTATCAACGATATGTTCTGTACCTCTTCGAACGTAGTGGGTGATACTGCCGTCAACACTATCGTTGCGAAAACTGAAGGTGAAATCGGTAAAGACGAAGCAGAAGTAGAAGCGAAGCCAGTAGAAGCTTAA
- the nadK gene encoding NAD(+) kinase, translating to MKKPFEVIAIIGKPRDQQAIATHKELYTWLRNQDYKVYIDDRLSEILDDIPSDAFASLIQLGRIADLAIVVGGDGNMLGAARVLSRFDVSVIGVNRGNLGFLTDLNPEDFEHALSRVLAGDYIEEERFLLEAEVHRHGQVKSHNAALNEAVLHPGQVAHMIEFEVYIDESFAFSLRADGLIVSTPTGSTAYSLSGGGPILSPSLNAISLVPMFPHTLSSRPLVVDSKRHIKLIVSPDNRGTQEVSCDGQVSLPVSPGDEVHIYQSPNVLKLIHPKDYSYYHVLRNKLGWSSKLF from the coding sequence ATGAAAAAACCTTTTGAAGTGATCGCCATCATTGGAAAGCCTAGAGATCAGCAAGCAATTGCCACTCACAAAGAGCTCTACACATGGCTGCGAAACCAAGACTACAAGGTCTATATCGACGATCGCCTCAGTGAAATTTTAGACGATATTCCCAGCGATGCCTTTGCCAGCTTAATTCAACTGGGACGTATTGCCGACCTCGCCATCGTGGTTGGTGGCGATGGCAACATGCTTGGCGCCGCTCGCGTTCTGTCTCGCTTTGATGTTTCGGTGATCGGTGTTAACCGAGGCAACCTTGGCTTTCTTACCGATCTCAACCCCGAGGATTTTGAGCACGCTTTATCGCGCGTACTCGCCGGAGACTATATAGAAGAAGAGCGCTTTTTGTTGGAAGCGGAAGTGCACCGCCATGGTCAAGTTAAAAGCCATAATGCGGCGCTTAACGAAGCAGTGTTGCACCCGGGCCAAGTAGCGCACATGATTGAGTTTGAGGTTTACATTGATGAGAGCTTCGCTTTTTCGCTGCGCGCCGATGGTTTGATTGTTTCTACACCGACAGGCTCAACGGCCTATTCATTGTCAGGCGGTGGCCCTATTCTGTCGCCGAGCTTAAACGCCATCTCGCTTGTGCCTATGTTTCCGCATACCTTGTCTAGTCGACCTCTGGTTGTCGATAGCAAGCGCCACATCAAACTGATCGTCTCACCGGACAATCGTGGCACGCAAGAGGTAAGCTGTGATGGCCAAGTGTCGCTACCTGTCTCTCCTGGCGATGAAGTGCACATTTATCAAAGCCCGAATGTGTTAAAGCTGATCCACCCTAAAGACTACAGCTACTACCACGTACTCAGAAACAAACTCGGCTGGTCGAGTAAGCTGTTCTAG
- the dnaK gene encoding molecular chaperone DnaK: MGKIIGIDLGTTNSCVAVLDGDKPRVIENAEGERTTASVIAYTDGETLVGQPAKRQAVTNPENTLFAIKRLIGRRFEDEEVQRDIEIMPYKIVKADNGDAWVEAKGQKMAAPQVSAEVLKKMKKTAEDFLGEEVTGAVITVPAYFNDAQRQATKDAGRIAGLEVKRIINEPTAAALAYGLDKKGGDRTIAVYDLGGGTFDISIIEIDEVEGEKTFEVLATNGDTHLGGEDFDNRLINYLVEEFKKEQGINLKNDPLAMQRVKEAAEKAKIELSSTSQTDVNLPYVTADATGPKHMNVKVTRAKLESLVEDLVQRSLEPLKVALADADLSVNDITDVILVGGQTRMPMVQAKVAEFFGKEARRDVNPDEAVAMGAAVQGGVLAGDVKDVLLLDVTPLSLGIETMGGVMTKLVEKNTTIPTKANQVFSTAEDNQSAVTIHVLQGERKQAMYNKSLGQFNLEGIQPAPRGMPQIEVTFDLDADGILHVSAKDKQTGKEQKITIQASGGLSDDEIEKMVQEAEANKEADKKFEELAAARNQADQMIHGTRKQVEEAGDALPADEKEKIEAAINELEEARKGEDKEAIDAKVQALMAAAQKLMEIAQQQAQAQQGAEAGEQPKQDDDVVDAEFEEVKEDKK; this comes from the coding sequence ATGGGTAAAATCATTGGTATTGACTTAGGTACTACTAACTCGTGTGTTGCGGTACTAGACGGCGACAAACCACGCGTCATTGAAAACGCAGAGGGTGAGCGTACCACCGCATCGGTAATTGCATACACAGATGGTGAGACGCTAGTAGGTCAGCCTGCAAAACGTCAAGCAGTTACAAACCCTGAAAACACGCTATTTGCAATCAAGCGTCTTATCGGTCGTCGCTTTGAAGACGAAGAAGTACAGCGCGACATCGAAATCATGCCTTACAAAATCGTTAAGGCGGACAACGGTGATGCTTGGGTAGAAGCAAAAGGCCAAAAAATGGCGGCTCCTCAGGTTTCTGCTGAAGTACTGAAGAAAATGAAGAAAACTGCTGAAGACTTCCTTGGTGAGGAAGTGACTGGCGCAGTGATCACTGTACCTGCTTACTTTAACGATGCTCAGCGTCAAGCAACAAAAGATGCTGGTCGTATCGCAGGTCTAGAAGTTAAGCGTATTATCAACGAGCCTACAGCAGCAGCGCTTGCTTACGGTCTTGATAAGAAAGGTGGCGATCGCACTATCGCGGTATACGACTTAGGTGGTGGTACCTTCGATATCTCTATCATCGAGATTGATGAAGTAGAAGGCGAGAAGACGTTTGAAGTACTCGCGACCAACGGTGACACACACCTAGGTGGTGAAGACTTTGACAACCGTCTGATCAACTACTTGGTTGAAGAGTTCAAGAAAGAGCAAGGTATCAACCTTAAGAATGATCCACTAGCGATGCAACGTGTGAAAGAAGCAGCAGAAAAAGCGAAAATTGAGCTTTCTTCTACTTCTCAAACTGACGTGAACCTACCATACGTGACGGCGGACGCAACGGGTCCTAAGCACATGAACGTGAAGGTAACACGTGCGAAACTAGAGTCTCTAGTAGAAGACCTAGTACAACGCTCTCTAGAGCCACTAAAAGTTGCTCTTGCTGACGCAGACCTATCGGTTAACGACATTACAGACGTTATCCTAGTTGGTGGTCAGACTCGTATGCCAATGGTTCAAGCGAAAGTGGCTGAGTTCTTCGGTAAAGAAGCGCGTCGCGACGTGAACCCTGATGAAGCAGTGGCAATGGGTGCTGCGGTTCAAGGTGGTGTACTTGCTGGTGACGTGAAAGACGTACTGCTACTTGACGTTACTCCTCTGTCTCTAGGTATCGAGACTATGGGTGGCGTGATGACGAAATTGGTTGAGAAGAACACCACTATCCCAACCAAGGCGAACCAAGTGTTCTCGACAGCAGAAGACAACCAGAGCGCGGTAACTATCCACGTGCTTCAAGGTGAGCGTAAGCAGGCGATGTACAACAAGTCTCTAGGTCAATTTAACCTAGAAGGCATTCAACCTGCACCGCGTGGTATGCCACAAATCGAAGTGACTTTCGACCTTGATGCGGACGGTATCCTGCACGTATCAGCGAAAGACAAGCAGACGGGCAAAGAGCAGAAGATCACAATCCAAGCTTCTGGCGGTCTGAGCGACGATGAAATCGAGAAAATGGTACAAGAAGCAGAAGCTAACAAAGAAGCGGACAAGAAGTTCGAAGAGCTAGCGGCTGCACGTAACCAAGCTGACCAAATGATTCACGGTACTCGTAAGCAAGTGGAAGAAGCGGGTGACGCACTTCCAGCAGACGAGAAAGAGAAGATTGAAGCAGCGATCAACGAGCTAGAAGAAGCACGTAAAGGCGAAGACAAAGAAGCAATTGATGCGAAAGTTCAAGCTCTTATGGCAGCAGCTCAAAAACTGATGGAAATCGCTCAGCAACAAGCTCAAGCTCAACAAGGCGCGGAAGCAGGCGAACAGCCTAAGCAAGACGACGACGTTGTAGATGCGGAGTTTGAAGAAGTGAAGGAAGACAAGAAGTAA